In Eriocheir sinensis breed Jianghai 21 chromosome 17, ASM2467909v1, whole genome shotgun sequence, one genomic interval encodes:
- the LOC126999853 gene encoding importin-4-like, whose translation MRCGAGLAWPHMAASPAATMAPKLEEILNKLLVADNAVIQEGTKELGDVLKTPGVVGELCQVMGTSTAPQVRQYAAVILRKRLGKSRHWVKLEADVKNGIKEGVLQALMREPESSVRNAIAQFVGVIARHELSSGNWPALLQFIEQMIQSQNTQERQLGVYVVSVVSSVAGDQLLPHLRHLLLLFSATLEDTTSPAAFHTIQALTNFAPLVGQDNMSEFQALLPKVLVAIKAMLSQEEDQAAESMELFDVLAECEVALLVPHLRPVIQLCLDISGDKNLGESVRVKTITFLGYITRLKKKYILKNKLVAPLVTVMFGVACSESEDDSCLGFFGGEEGEGGSPVHAAAQTLDACALHLPPDKLLPCLMSHVEPALKSGNPHQVKGAYLALAMVAEGCADTLRHKHLHPLLQCICHGITSENQLVRNSALFALGQFAEHLQPDISKYHAELLPVLFDYLTQICVVVGNGGSDPPGVDRMFYALEVFCENLEGELLPHLPALMERLFAVLAAPTSVHMKELSISAIGATANAAKEHMSPYFQQIVEMLKGYLTVDQADETMSLQVQSLDTLGQLARCMGVENFLVYAPDCVSLGLGLMERKDDPDVRKTCYLLFASLASVMKGDMAMHLPKIMERMMLSLRSTDGVVTHFKDDEGGLPTTIEGLSESEEEEDGEVDLLANEETEDEDVAGYSVENAFLEEKEDTCVALRELSLHCGDAFLPYMDKSGEEVYKMLNYPNEDVRQAAVGAMAQFVISLSKSSAPEAAEGFKKWIQVFIPKLSELIRTDEERSVVMACLEAYAEVLKEVGAPVLVPQGHLEAIINCVKDVMQKKTMCQDMADEAGSEDEGEAEHDEMLIEYAGEVVPSLGKAMNQTEFATQFAQLLPLFANKTKTSCSIAERSFSLGTLAESVEALGTVSGQFVPQLLPLFMQGACDEDDEVRSNAIYGLGVLGQHGGEAILSHYNAILAVLSRALSKESFPRALDNICGAVSRLITANPTNVPLEQVFPVVLGCLPLREDFEENSTVFECFLKLYRGQHSILAQNLVPVLRLAALVYSTKQADEKTNKLIQELVGSASQDFSEQFNSLMQSLEPEIVARLQAALAAAPPPASPAS comes from the exons ATGAgatgcggggcggggctggcctGGCCCCACATGGCCGCCAGCCCCGCCGCCACCATGGCTCCGAAGCTCGAGGAGATACTCAACAAGCTCCTGGTGGCAGACAACGCTGTCATTCAAGAA GGAACAAAGGAACTGGGAGATGTGTTGAAGACGCCTGGTGTTGTTGGGGAGTTGTGTCAGGTGATGGGCACGTCCACTGCCCCACAAGTCAGACAGTATGCAGCAGTCATTCTTCGGAAGCGGCTTGGCAAGAGCAGACACTGGGTGAAGTTAGAGGCTGACGTTAAGAATGG AATCAAAGAAGGAGTGCTGCAAGCCTTGATGAGGGAACCTGAGAGCAGTGTGCGAAATGCCATCGCTCAGTTTGTTGGTGTCATTGCCCGCCATGAACTTAGTTCAGGAAACTGGCCTGCACTTTTGCAGTTTATAGAACAAATGATTCAGTCCCAGAATACTCAGGAAAGACAg CTTGGTGTGTACGTGGTGAGTGTTGTGAGCAGTGTAGCTGGGGACCAGCTGCTGCCTCACCTGCGTCACCTACTACTCCTGTTTTCAGCTACCCTAGAGGACACAACATCCCCTGCTGCTTTCCATACGATCCAGGCTCTTACCAACTTTGCTCCTCTCGTTGGGCAAGATAATATG AGTGAGTTCCAGGCACTGCTTCCCAAGGTACTGGTGGCCATCAAGGCAATGTTAAGTCAGGAGGAGGACCAGGCAGCTGAATCCATGGAGCTGTTTGATGTCTTGGCAGAgtgtgag GTTGCCCTACTGGTGCCTCATCTGCGACCAGTCATTCAACTGTGCCTGGATATTAGCGGAGACAAGAATCtgggagagagtgtgagagtaaAGACCATCACCTTCCTCGGTTACATCACGAGACTCAAGAAAAAG TATATACTGAAGAACAAGCTGGTGGCACCTCTGGTAACTGTCATGTTTGGTGTGGCATGCAGTGAGAGTGAAGATGATTCATGTCTTGGTTTCtttgggggagaagaaggagagggtggCAGCCCTGTGCATGCTGCTGCCCAGACTCTGGACGCCTGTGCTCTCCACCTGCCTCCGGACAAGCTGCTGCCTTGCTTGATGAGCCATGTTGAACCAGCCCTTAAGAGTGGGAACCCTCACCAG GTGAAGGGAGCCTATTTAGCTCTGGCCATGGTGGCAGAGggctgtgctgacaccctgcgtcacaaacacctccaccctctcctgcAGTGCATCTGTCATGGCATCACCAGTGAGAACCAA TTGGTGCGTAATAGTGCATTGTTTGCCTTGGGTCAGTTTGCCGAGCACCTGCAGCCTGACATCAGCAAGTATCATGCTGAATTGCTTCCTGTTCTTTTTGACTACTTAACTCAG ATTTGTGTGGTTGTGGGCAATGGAGGGAGTGACCCGCCCGGTGTAGACCGTATGTTTTATGCTCTAGAAGTGTTTTGTGAGAACCTAGAAGGGGAGCTTTTGCCTCACCTGCCGGCCCTCATGGAACGCCTCTTTGCTGTGTTGGCAGCTCCCACCTCAGTGCACATGAAGGAGCTGTCCATCAGTGCCATAGGGGCCACTG CTAATGCTGCCAAGGAACACATGTCGCCGTACTTCCAACAAATAGTGGAGATGCTCAAAGGTTATCTCACAGTTGACCAAGCTGATGAAACCATGAGCCTTCAGGTCCAGTCATTAG aTACACTCGGTCAGTTGGCCAGATGCATGGGTGTTGAGAATTTTCTAGTCTATGCACCAGACTGTGTGAGCTTAGGGTTGGGGCTCATGGAACGTAAGGATGACCCAGATGTTCGCAAGACATGCTACTTGTTGTTTGCATCTCTAGCATCTGTCATGAAAGGGGACATGGCAATGCACCTTCCGAAGATCATGGAGCGCATGATGCTGTCTCTAAGAAGCACTGATGGAGTTGTA ACCCACTtcaaagatgatgaaggaggccTACCAACCACCATTGAAGGATTAAgtgaatcagaggaggaggaagatggagaagtgGACTTACTAGCCAACGAAGAAACTGAAGATGAAGATGTAGCGGGATATTCTGTTGAAAATGCCTtcttggaggagaaagaagacaccTGTGTTGCCCTCCGAGAGTTGTCTTTGCATTGCGG GGATGCTTTTCTGCCCTACATGGATAAGAGTGGAGAGGAAGTTTACAAAATGCTCAACTACCCTAATGAGGATGTTAGACAAGCTGCTGTTGGTGCTATGGCTCAATTTGTGATCAGTCTTTCCAAGAGTTCTGCTCCTGAGGCTGCTGAAG GTTTCAAGAAATGGATACAAGTATTTATTCCCAAGCTGTCCGAGTTGATTCGCACAGATGAAGAGCGGTCAGTTGTAATGGCCTGTTTAGAAGCCTACGCTGAGGTGCTGAAGGAGGTGGGCGCTCCAGTGCTTGTGCCTCAAGGCCACCTGGAAGCTATCATCAACTGTGTCAAAGATGTCATGCAAAAGAAG ACTATGTGTCAAGATATGGCAGATGAGGCTggaagtgaagatgaaggtgaagctGAACATGATGAGATGCTGATTGAGTATGCCGGGGAAGTCGTTCCAAGCTTAGGGAAAGCAATGAACCAGACAGAGTTTGCCACTCAGTTTGCTCAGCTCCTTCCACTTTTTGCAAATAAAACG AAAACGAGTTGCAGCATTGCCGAGCGTTCCTTCAGCTTGGGAACACTGGCAGAGTCTGTCGAGGCTCTGGGGACTGTCAGTGGCCAGTTTGTGCCTCAGCTGCTGCCACTGTTCATGCAGGGGGCTTGTGACGAGGATGATGAAGTTCGCTCCAATGCCATTTACGGCCTTGGAGTCCTTGGTCAGCATG GAGGAGAGGCCATCCTGAGCCATTACAATGCCATCTTAGCCGTGTTGTCAAGAGCCCTCAGTAAGGAATCCTTTCCCCGTGCCTTGGACAATATTTGTGGAGCAGTTTCCAGACTCATTACTGCAAATCCAACTAATGTGCCTTTGGAGCAG GTGTTTCCCGTTGTTCTTGGATGTTTACCATTGCGAGAAGACTTTGAAGAAAATTCAACTGTCTTTGAGTGTTTCCTGAAGTTGTATCGCGGACAGCACTCAATTCTTGCTCAGAACTTGGTCCCTGTCCTGCGTCTGGCTGCCCTTGTGTACTCTACTAAGCAAGCAGATGAAA AAACCAACAAGTTGATTCAAGAATTGGTCGGCAGTGCAAGTCAGGATTTCTCTGAACAGTTTAATTCCTTGATGCAGAGCTTGGAACCCGAGATTGTGGCACGGCTACAAGCCGCCCTGGCAGCGGCACCCCCGCCAGCATCACCTGCTTCATAG
- the LOC126999858 gene encoding uncharacterized protein LOC126999858: MLPLSDMHPLQDEAVTIEPQYDGVIMLSSESVLFSDAKPRPDGSKVYHVFERTLGEPAQDEVVQNEDFQTRQEQLFSQAHENTLQGIQQVLAESGFVNQGWCESNGAGVPVSPTSEQGFAEDPTLIFPPGLNISVNTSNSCIARHHEVPRSKIHQFEIVLPFEHKRRLLKRLLKHKGVDFVEFEPENHRIIIKTRRSVHTILSVLRSVDPSARLLGTSRDPEETRDGGFSQDSGRFNGGLCMQQ; this comes from the exons ATGCTTCCACTAAGTGACATGCATCCACTGCAAGATGAAGCTGTTACGATTGAGCCACAGTATGATGGAGTGATCATGCTCAGCTCAGAGTCAGTGCTGTTCAGTGATGCAAAACCTCGTCCTGATGGAAGCAAGGTGTACCATGTGTTTGAGCGGACTCTGGGGGAGCCGGCCCAAGATGAAGTAGTGCAGAATGAGGACTTTCAGACCAGACAGGAGCAACTCTTTTCTCAGGCCCATGAAAACACTCTGCAGGGAATACAGCAG GTACTTGCAGAAAGTGGTTTTGTCAACCAGGGATGGTGTGAAAGTAATGGGGCCGGGGTGCCGGTTAGCCCCACCTCGGAGCAGGGTTTCGCTGAGGATCCAACACTCATTTTTCCTCCAGGCTTGAATATCTCTGTTAATACCTCAAATTCGTGCATAGCCAGACACCATGAAGTACCCCGTTCAAAA ATTCACCAGTTTGAGATTGTTCTGCCTTTTGAGCATAAACGGCGACTTCTTAAAAGATTACTGAAGCATAAAGGAGTTGACTTTGTAGAATTTGAACCTGAAAATCATCGTATCATAATTAAGACAAGAAGATCTGTGCACACTATCCTGTCTGTCCTGCGGAGTGTTGACCCCAGTGCCCGACTCTTAGGGACCAGCAGGGACCCTGAGGAGACCAGAGACGGGGGCTTTAGTCAAGATTCAGGAAG GTTCAATGGAGGGCTGTGCATGCAACAATGA
- the LOC126999857 gene encoding uncharacterized protein LOC126999857, with amino-acid sequence MGVLESMRVVLSTRSFLQLGPAVSCKRVPTASTTRVQETNHDLLLNFRRLTLSPTEAYLSSQVQAKASASPLTNATDYRLPSLVKPVSITVPTLYNEVMIEKDLPSILNIMEKIEPLGPQQPVETPSAQVPEKQAARLIVIRRKKMKKHKLRKLRKKMRFVLLKRRQKREYKKEKLFQATQMAKVRKFESFDAVNYVRDVLQVTKIKPTPRTFKGKRLPEFLIKELMEKERLKKIKNRQESLEREELKIIKNNYTNKL; translated from the exons ATGGGTGTCCTCGAGAGCATGAGGGTGGTGCTGTCCACCAGAAGTTTTCTACAGCTGG gCCCAGCTGTGTCCTGTAAGAGGGTGCCCACTGCTAGCACCACTCGGGTTCAAGAAACAAACCATGATCTGCTCTTAAATTTTCGACGCTTAACATTATCCCCTACTGAGGCCTATTTGTCATCACAGGTCCAAGCCAAAGCCTCAGCAAGCCCTCTCACAAATGCTACAGACTATAG ATTACCATCTTTGGTGAAACCAGTCTCAATTACTGTTCCCACACTTTATAATGAAGTGATGATAGAGAAAGACCTTCCTTCAATTCTGAATATCATGGAGAAAATTGAACCACTTGGCCCACAGCAACCAGTGGAAACACCTTCTGCCCAG GTACCTGAGAAACAAGCAGCCAGACTGATAGTaatcagaagaaagaaaatgaagaaacacaAATTGAGAAAACTACGAAAGAAGATGAGGTTTGTGTTGCTGAAGAGGCGgcaaaagagagaatataagaaagaaaaactctTCCAG GCAACCCAGATGGCCAAAGTGCGTAAATTTGAGTCCTTTGATGCTGTTAACTATGTGAGAGATGTCCTGCAGGTCACCAAGATAAAGCCTACCCCACGGACCTTTAAGGGCAAGCGACTACCGGAGTTTCTCATCAAGGAattgatggaaaaggagagattaaaaaaaattaagaatagGCAAGAATCTCTGGAGAGGGAAGAACTGAAGATAATTAAGAATAACTATACCAACAAGCTGTGA